The Anthonomus grandis grandis chromosome 16, icAntGran1.3, whole genome shotgun sequence genome includes the window CTTTTAAGCAAAGTATAAATGCAAGGTAATTTTGTTggaatatatatacaaaaatcaatccttTATTCTTTGTTCTATTCATATAGCCGAACTTGCTTTATTTACTGTGAACTCCCTGAACACATAAATTACTTCTTAATGTGACAtcaaccaaaatataaaaaggctgACTAGGTCTTAGGGCATGAAAGCAACTTTGTTTATCTTATGCATTATTGAATATGGAATACTTTTAAAGAGTTAGTCCGTTAAGATATATAGCATGTAGTGCAGTAAACTCCatagtagtaaaattaattgaaagttttttttttattagaacctATTAGCAAATAATATTGGCTCTTATCAGCAATCATCTCTTgaccatttaaatataaaatagccCAAATCCTGAATCACAAAAGTGACTCTGCTCTGGACAATCACTAGTGCAGATTCTAAATAATAATGGTCCAAGGATACTACCCTGGAGAATTCCAGAACCAGTAACAACAGGTTTAGATCTTGCTCCATCAAGTTCCACAATCTGGGTCCTCAGTTGAAGATAACTTTGTAACCATTTACAAACATCTGTATATCACcgctatatattatattttaagatgtCTTTAAAAACAAGTTGAACATTATTAAGCTTCTCCAACCTTGAATCCCAATTGAAATTCAGTAGAAAATTAACCAGTATACACTTGCCAAAGTGTCACTTATTTCCCTGGAATCTTTCCGATAAGTAGATTTTATTAACCctaatattccaattatttatgTCAAATGACATGTCTGCCTTTTTTCCCTACGATTAGCAAAAGACAGATTAGACAGTTCACTATGTCTAGGTAGAAGTCTTTATCTTTTTGTTTGTCTTTATTTAAagctttctttattttaatgatttggTTTACTATATCGGTAATATAACCCTTGCACTATTTCTTAATTACTGAatgtattttatacaaaatatagtGTTAATGAAGATCTcaaggaaataaaaaagatcaatGAAATATAAGTTTTATCATTGGAGAGGCTTTTAATTCAATGGCACAAGAATAAAATCCAGTTTCCAGTTAGCTACAAAGGAGTCAagatttaattcattaaatgctctcatcatatataataaattccatttactattttataaaatttgaataaacctGAAAGAGTCCTCTTCACTATAAGATtatcaatatatattttattgtctcataattaatatgaaaattctTGTAAATCTCAAAGTCAGCCTTAAAAGCTAGGGAATGAAGAAATGCTTTTTGAATGGTTTCAATGACATATTGTGTAATGATTTACAGCTTATCTAAGTAAACGagcaattaaaattcttaagcAATATTAAGCTCCAAACCATTTATGTTTACTTACATTAAGTTGGAAAGTTTGTTATACTGATTCTGATCCTCAAAAGGAAATACCATGACAAGAAGAATACTTggacttataattttattttagaggatACCTTCAGGGCAGAACTCGGACAAAGCACAACTATAGAAAGAAAaccattttcaatatttaaaaactaattataacaTATAATGAACATATAACTTATAATTAAGGCCTGAAAATTTCTACTAAAAATGTACACCTCGGTCTACCTTAAAATCAATGTGTGGAAACAGAAGTTCTTATATGAGCCGCTCAGAGGAAAAATAgtatatgtcagtattttttaatttttgagttataccattaattatgtttctactagtctaatatattcagtcgaaaactggtataagtcaaaattttaacttagctaagataagagcttcctaacgttattcctctcaacataatggattcgttcgctggaatagtggtataagtcaaggcaccacgctgttccgatgtcgcgccaggtcctattaaacttgctttttcttgtttagtcaggtttttttagtgttatagtacgtagtgtgtagatcagttactgtagctaagaaaaaagatatgatagaacttcttcagcggattcccccgattcagcatcagttcttcctggacttactgacaaaagaagatgctgttgacagtggtccattatccgattctgatgaagattaatttgtttaataacttgttcttactctccttactgtaagtttagtatgtaagataagtagtagtaatggtttgctcttcaagctctatattttttgaacacttttatcagtaatagatatcatagtaaacatactacagctattatttttctttggttcatcagttttgtgaaatttggttaacttttacggggaaaagtgatataactctccaagttataccacttttccgctatgtttttgaaagaacttactggaagaatgacattgggcggcaaaaatataattaatgggcgcaatcagtaaaaatgtttaccatatgaaattttagtacagggttattataaatatgtacaaaaaaataaagaatatgttactgtgattttttaattcatccagatgcaaaatatcaattttctaaatttctactttaagaccacttttccgctgaacGGCTCATATGCTTCAAGTGTTATCATTCAATACATATTTAAAGCCAATGCATGCCCTCTACAAGTTCTTTAGGAgagaatatttcaatttatatattttaaaaaaatacagcaatTTCACCATATTTTTTACATTCGAATCAAATTTCCACTTAATTGAGCAACCAAATGGCCAGGACTTAATCCGTGTAGGTGGTACACTGATTTTGTCAAAATACTCCTCATTCTTATATCCTCAATCACATTGAGGATGTAAGTTAGAATTAATTGATTCGAGGACTTTACTTAGGTATTAAAATTCCTGCAACCAGTAATTTCCGTTTTAATTCTGTTCACCAGTGTTCTTGCTTTGTACACCTATGActgtttttattatatcattTGCACTTATTTATAATGCCTTGAAAAATTGGAATCTAAATCACTAAGAAATATTCTTCTAGGTATAGCAGATGTAGATCGTATAGTAAAAGAACGAGATGTGGGAACCGTCGATCGCTACATCTCCACGGTAGTTCAGTATATTCTTGAAGATGAACAAGCAAAAGTTTTGGACGTGAATTTCGTTAAAATGTTCAGATTGAGCCAACTGGCAGTcgagtatttattattttgcaagaAGTACTTGGATAATACAGTGGTATTGCTAAAAAAGGAGCTTGCAAAAAATCAAGACGTAAGCATTTAGTTTTATAATACCTCGACTATAACAaaccattaaatttttatttcaggaaagTAAAGAACTTAAAACTTATATAAGTGAATTGGAATCCCACTTAGACACGATTTCGAAACAACACGCTTTGTCAACATATAAATGCACCTCTTGTTATAAAGCCTTTTCTTCAGAAGAATACTTGAAATCCCACATAAAGAGGCGTCATGAGAATCAGAACACACAAATCTACAACGCCGAAACAGATAAACTAAACAGCGAAATTAAAGAGCTAAAAGAAAGGTTAAACGCTGCAGAGAAGCTTTTGAAAGAGAAAAATGAGCAAATGCCTGAAAAGAATATGTTCGAAATGGACAATACCAGCTCCAAAGTCTCCGAACTCTTAGATAAATTCGAACAATTTAAACATCAAGTTGATACTGAAATGAAAGACTTGAAATTGCAAAAATCATTTTACGAGCAAAACTACGCGAAACTATTCGAATTGGCAATTCAAAACAAGGAAAATGTAGAACCTAAAAGTGACGCCAAAGACACTTTGAAGTCTGAAACAGCAATACAAACAGACAGGTTATTGAACATCGAGAGTGTTATCGACAAAAACGTATTGGAAATAAAAGATATAGAAAGCGGTTCTGATAGCGATAAAACCGCTGCGAATCAGGCGGCCAATTTAGATCTGATTAAAGAAACTATTGAGAGTAAAATGACCACCTCGTTGGCGGGCATAGAGAATCAGATGCAAGCGTTTTGGGAGAAACTAGTTCAGATAGAACAGAGCAAGTATCGAATTCAGGAATCTGTAATTACACAACAGGATATATCAGGGGATGCCTATGATGTAAAACCGAGGGTTAAACCTAGAAGTAAATTGACAAACACTATACCTAACCCAGATCAACAAGCAAACAATAATGAGAGAGAGAAACTACGACAGGCCCTGGAGGAGCTAGAACAGAGACAAGAAGACAAGAAAGCGGAGGTTAATGGAAGTAAAAGTATGGTTGTGGAACCTGTAATAGTAAAAAGGGAACTGAAGAGGGCACAAAGTGTAAAAGTCAGCTCAGACAGTAGTGAATCTGATTCGGATTCAACCAGTTCAGAGGATCAGTGTCAGGAGGAACTGCTGGAAAATCACAAACGCCAAGAAAGTAAAAGGTAAAAAGCATTTGATTTATTCTTTTGTACTTTCAGGTCAAAACAGTTAATTTCATctaataattacaaaaagttaTATGTTTTGTGGGgtctactttattttttctgtaaaaaatgtACAGATATTAATGCCCGTTTTATAAAGAACTTATCTGAAGGTAATAGTTAGGTATTTGGCCAAACTTCCAGGGGTGTAAACTTTGGATTATATTAAGACACAAAGAATATCATAATGGTTTAAATTTAGACTTAAGGTTATgtgattataataaattattattctaatcAATGTGatgtttgaaaaatatttgtccAATAAGGTTGTAAATTACTTAGATTTGTTGCTAAATAGTTTTGCTAGGGTGTTGTAAGCTCACAACATCTTACTTTAAATTTGACTACccgaaaaatcccaaactttggaggtcgatatctcagcttccaTGGGcactatcgtgaaaattccaacggttttgtcttagttttgctTTTGTGAATGCAAAGAGACCTTTCGCAAGGTCGtggctcttatattagctgagatctggcatttttagGCTCAACAACGacgtcaaaaaatgactttcacaattttcaaagtgctttcattcctTTAGTTTTGCtggaatcctgttataacccggtgttttcgtgatctaagTGATATGAATAAGACGCTGatgtagttagttcgatttcgaaaaaaatttttggtgaaaaaattcgatacgggggggtatacccgaaaaatgaaaaattccaaactttggaggtcgatatctcagcttctatgggcactatcgtgaaaattccaacggttttgtcctTGTGAATGTAAAGAGACCTTTTGCAAGGTTGTAGCTCGTATATTAGccgagatctggcatttttagggcccatttttaggctcaaaaacgacgtcaaaaaatgactttttcagaattttcaaagtgctctcattcctttaattttgctcgaatcctgttataacccggcgTTTTCATGAtctaggtgatggaaataagacgctggtatagttagttcgatttcgaaaaaaatcaatttttggtgaaaaaattcgatacccgaaaaatgaaaaattccaaactttggaggtcgatatctcagcttctgtGGTcactatcgtgaaaattccaacggttttaacttaatttcgtcattctgaatacaacgaaaccatccacaaggtcgtagcttgaatattagctgagatctcgcatttttagggcccattttaaGGCTCAAAAACGAcgtaaaaaaatgactttttcagaattttcaaagtgctctcattcactTAATCATTACTAATTAGTTCAAATGCATGCCTGTAGAGAAAACACTAATTAGTTTAAAACTAGAAATTAACGTATATTTTAGAGTTGAAGCTGCTTTGAAATCAGTATCCACTGTCCCTATTAAATCCAAAACGCACGGTAAGAGACGACATTTAATTACCGAAAACCAGGAAGATGCCAGGTAACAAAAGGCTTTCGTTAATTTTTGTTCGTTTCTAATCCATTTCCTTACTAAATATAGTGCGAGAAAATCCCCTTTGCCTACCCTAGAAGAAACAACGGAAAATGTGGTGTCTGCAGTGGCAGAACGTTTACAGGATCTCGGAATTTCACAAACCTGGAAACGCATACCCGTACGATCGTTCGAAAAAGCCTTGGAAATCATTAACCATCAAGCCATATTAAGCAAAAAGGTACTTTTTTTCAACTTGAATGTCTTATACAATATTAAATCGCCTATACCcccaaaacttgattttttttataaaaagaatgaGTATATAAAACATTGAGTTGATTCGGTTTGGTTTGTTTctcaattaaataaatcttttacagACCTATCCCAACTTTGATAAGattaaaaggaaaattcaaaATGACATTGACAATCAAACCACCAAGGAGAGCATGAAGAATCGGCCCGAGTTAGATGTGGTGACCTTGTCGAGTCCTAAAAGAAAACCGCTGCAAAATATCGTTAGAGTGTCTTATAGACCGAAAAGCGGCAAACGAAGCCCTCCAAGGTAtgtttccatatttttttttggtttttatagaaaattctaTAGTATGTGTGTCTAGAAtaagagaaaatattgaaattatgtTCAATTGAATAAATTGCAATTTAGGTTGTAGGTTGTCCAGGATTTTCTCTcactatataaaagaaaataaagattttttgccTAAGGGTACCCTCTTCAAAAATCCACAGTTCCTATAGCATTTATACAATCTCCtaacaaccttctctttacctcggcctatcccaaaaagtgaccagattaagtcctcttttgtgtacgggggcagaatgctttttaaccacctacccttttatataaggctaataaattgtgcaaaaacgttttaggaaaaatataaaaaaacttttgattgctaaagcattttattctctag containing:
- the LOC126745600 gene encoding cilium assembly protein DZIP1 isoform X2, with protein sequence MASKMWTDDYQWHYDYVRLAWDTGFSFEKCKNPNLDKNQIGIADVDRIVKERDVGTVDRYISTVVQYILEDEQAKVLDVNFVKMFRLSQLAVEYLLFCKKYLDNTVVLLKKELAKNQDESKELKTYISELESHLDTISKQHALSTYKCTSCYKAFSSEEYLKSHIKRRHENQNTQIYNAETDKLNSEIKELKERLNAAEKLLKEKNEQMPEKNMFEMDNTSSKVSELLDKFEQFKHQVDTEMKDLKLQKSFYEQNYAKLFELAIQNKENVEPKSDAKDTLKSETAIQTDRLLNIESVIDKNVLEIKDIESGSDSDKTAANQAANLDLIKETIESKMTTSLAGIENQMQAFWEKLVQIEQSKYRIQESVITQQDISGDAYDVKPRVKPRSKLTNTIPNPDQQANNNEREKLRQALEELEQRQEDKKAEVNGSKSMVVEPVIVKRELKRAQSVKVSSDSSESDSDSTSSEDQCQEELLENHKRQESKRVEAALKSVSTVPIKSKTHGKRRHLITENQEDASARKSPLPTLEETTENVVSAVAERLQDLGISQTWKRIPVRSFEKALEIINHQAILSKKTYPNFDKIKRKIQNDIDNQTTKESMKNRPELDVVTLSSPKRKPLQNIVRVSYRPKSGKRSPPRASTSPKHAIPEIKNRSLYDTDTESEQHIKANQERNISGKSDILPVYSQM
- the LOC126745600 gene encoding cilium assembly protein DZIP1 isoform X1, which translates into the protein MASKMWTDDYQWHYDYVRLAWDTGFSFEKCKNPNLDKNQIGIADVDRIVKERDVGTVDRYISTVVQYILEDEQAKVLDVNFVKMFRLSQLAVEYLLFCKKYLDNTVVLLKKELAKNQDESKELKTYISELESHLDTISKQHALSTYKCTSCYKAFSSEEYLKSHIKRRHENQNTQIYNAETDKLNSEIKELKERLNAAEKLLKEKNEQMPEKNMFEMDNTSSKVSELLDKFEQFKHQVDTEMKDLKLQKSFYEQNYAKLFELAIQNKENVEPKSDAKDTLKSETAIQTDRLLNIESVIDKNVLEIKDIESGSDSDKTAANQAANLDLIKETIESKMTTSLAGIENQMQAFWEKLVQIEQSKYRIQESVITQQDISGDAYDVKPRVKPRSKLTNTIPNPDQQANNNEREKLRQALEELEQRQEDKKAEVNGSKSMVVEPVIVKRELKRAQSVKVSSDSSESDSDSTSSEDQCQEELLENHKRQESKRVEAALKSVSTVPIKSKTHGKRRHLITENQEDASARKSPLPTLEETTENVVSAVAERLQDLGISQTWKRIPVRSFEKALEIINHQAILSKKTYPNFDKIKRKIQNDIDNQTTKESMKNRPELDVVTLSSPKRKPLQNIVRVSYRPKSGKRSPPRASTSPKHAIPEIKNRSLYDTDTESEQHIKANQERNISGKSDILPVYSQVVQEFKNTTNSNLDKSNFIDVESSDTDKPQKTSPRDGQKGVLKNYPSVNSLSKKKVFFDLESESSRIEDAPMVQKTGGSTTSIASSILGEKMDSSKDREAPSKKEEKQEEKDLEELSDFDLSEL